A DNA window from Kitasatospora atroaurantiaca contains the following coding sequences:
- a CDS encoding WD40 repeat domain-containing protein, with product MTFSQDGSTFAGAVHAGFVDTYRIGGDRISRVLHHASLSRRLRRVSSLALSPDGELLATAGNDGLIRIWESKSGHNMRVIQHSKGAERRESVAEIDFSTDGKWLASLGGDKVRIWKVETGEPNPQWGVADHISAEGISFISNGELVAYYGDTVEYWEVESGRRERRLSTPGKVLAVGRSGIAALSGIQDSGGGSLKLWDLSGHEMVQRIEYSLDPGRVAALSPEGRYVATVRTTSTDITYDVEGLPIYNEWSDLYVWDIQSGEKVFSKSSRLGDGDAEFGPGGLLSFGVDKGMASIWRLPL from the coding sequence ATGACATTCAGTCAGGATGGAAGCACTTTCGCCGGTGCTGTTCACGCCGGATTTGTGGACACCTACCGCATTGGCGGCGATCGGATATCGCGTGTACTGCACCATGCCTCCTTGAGCCGACGACTGCGTCGAGTGAGCTCGCTGGCGCTGAGTCCGGATGGTGAACTTCTGGCCACGGCTGGCAATGACGGATTAATTCGGATATGGGAATCGAAAAGCGGTCACAATATGCGCGTGATCCAGCATTCGAAGGGTGCGGAGCGGCGGGAAAGTGTTGCTGAAATCGATTTCAGCACGGATGGAAAATGGCTGGCCAGCCTTGGCGGCGACAAGGTCCGCATCTGGAAGGTTGAGACTGGCGAACCGAATCCGCAATGGGGTGTAGCCGACCACATTTCCGCCGAGGGTATTTCTTTCATTTCAAACGGAGAGCTTGTTGCCTACTATGGCGATACGGTGGAGTACTGGGAGGTAGAGTCTGGTCGGCGTGAGCGCCGTCTATCGACCCCCGGGAAGGTGCTTGCTGTTGGCCGAAGCGGAATTGCTGCCCTTTCGGGGATCCAGGATTCGGGCGGCGGTTCGCTGAAATTGTGGGATTTGAGCGGACACGAAATGGTCCAGCGCATAGAGTACTCGCTCGATCCCGGTCGGGTGGCGGCACTGAGTCCCGAGGGGCGCTATGTTGCGACTGTCCGGACAACGTCAACGGACATTACGTATGATGTTGAGGGGCTTCCAATCTATAATGAGTGGAGCGACCTCTATGTCTGGGACATCCAGTCCGGTGAAAAGGTGTTCTCGAAGTCCAGTCGCCTTGGAGATGGCGATGCCGAGTTTGGCCCTGGAGGACTTCTCTCGTTTGGTGTCGACAAGGGAATGGCCAGCATTTGGAGACTCCCGCTTTAG
- a CDS encoding effector-associated constant component EACC1 has protein sequence MSADVIIQIASSPGSEELASLRTWLSRDPAVRRARVQAASINPDDQGGIFELISIILSDIGTIAALAGTIRAWMSSRRTPPQRVNITLPDGSVVSVDLDNDQPGE, from the coding sequence GTGAGCGCTGACGTAATCATTCAAATCGCATCCAGCCCGGGCAGTGAAGAACTCGCGTCCCTGCGAACCTGGCTTTCACGCGATCCTGCAGTCCGCCGCGCGCGAGTGCAGGCTGCGTCAATTAATCCCGACGATCAAGGCGGCATCTTTGAGCTAATTAGCATTATACTGAGCGATATAGGAACGATCGCTGCTCTCGCCGGTACGATCCGAGCCTGGATGAGCAGTCGAAGGACTCCACCTCAGCGCGTTAATATCACGCTTCCCGACGGGTCCGTTGTCTCTGTGGATCTGGATAATGACCAGCCGGGCGAGTAG
- a CDS encoding LysR family transcriptional regulator, which translates to MEPFGRLPDLTRLRLLVELDRLGTMAAVADHTGYGTSAISKHLAVLEQEVGVPLLRPVGRRVRLTPAGARLVEHAVGILAAVEEATAELRGGAEPAGRVRLTSFYTAVEPVVLPMAARLRQLHPRVEVEMSEHEPERTVELLRSGEVDLGVVYDYSLVPHPWPSELSVRRFEVQPLYLAVPAGHPDAQRPVALSELAAFAESGWITNSRGTDDDELVHRVCAMAGFVPRIPHRMDSLHLVNSLVGAGLGVAVLAESGIERDRTDVAFRRLDPLAGTRRSFLLARAGQWTWPPIAAVAALICTGFAQDSWADHLAASQETCG; encoded by the coding sequence ATGGAACCATTCGGCCGGCTGCCCGACCTCACCCGGTTGCGCCTGCTGGTCGAGCTGGACCGGCTCGGCACGATGGCGGCCGTGGCCGACCACACGGGGTACGGGACGTCGGCGATCTCCAAGCACCTGGCGGTGCTGGAGCAGGAGGTCGGCGTGCCGCTGCTGCGGCCGGTCGGCCGCCGGGTGCGGCTGACGCCTGCAGGTGCGCGGCTGGTGGAGCACGCGGTGGGGATCCTGGCGGCGGTGGAGGAGGCGACGGCCGAGCTGCGCGGCGGCGCGGAGCCGGCCGGCCGAGTGCGGCTGACCAGCTTCTACACGGCGGTGGAGCCGGTGGTGCTGCCGATGGCGGCCCGGCTGCGGCAGCTCCATCCGCGGGTGGAAGTGGAGATGTCCGAGCATGAGCCGGAGCGCACCGTGGAGCTGCTGCGGTCGGGCGAGGTCGATCTCGGGGTGGTGTACGACTACAGCCTGGTGCCGCATCCGTGGCCGTCGGAGCTGAGCGTCCGGAGGTTCGAGGTGCAGCCGCTGTACCTGGCCGTACCGGCCGGCCACCCGGATGCGCAGCGGCCGGTCGCGCTGTCGGAGCTCGCCGCCTTCGCAGAGAGCGGCTGGATCACCAACTCCCGTGGCACGGACGACGACGAGCTGGTGCACCGGGTGTGCGCGATGGCCGGTTTCGTCCCCCGGATCCCGCACCGGATGGACAGCCTGCACCTGGTGAACAGCCTGGTCGGCGCGGGCCTGGGGGTGGCGGTTCTGGCCGAGTCCGGCATCGAGCGCGACCGTACGGACGTAGCCTTCCGCCGCCTCGACCCGCTGGCCGGCACCCGCCGCAGCTTCCTGCTCGCCCGTGCCGGCCAGTGGACCTGGCCCCCGATCGCCGCCGTCGCCGCCCTGATCTGCACCGGCTTCGCTCAGGACAGCTGGGCCGACCACCTCGCGGCCTCCCAGGAGACCTGCGGCTGA
- a CDS encoding EamA family transporter encodes MTASTSTSTSTAVDGGQQTAEKSFRTDTRRRVPGAVLVLAAMAVLHTGSALATELFDSIGPAGTTWLRIAFAAVILLAWTGRSLGPALRAASRRDLIATALLGAVSAALMLLFSEATARVPLGTATALEFLGPLAVAVAASKRRSELGWLALAAAGVLLLTSPWTGAISGAGVLFGLASAACWALYVIGTAHVGSRFTAQHGLAISLTVAALVSAPFGAPAVAANFDWGVVAAAAGIAVLMPLLPFLLEMTALQRIGKTTYGTLVGLEPAISLLAGLILISQTPTAVQAGGTVLVVAAGIGAARREQRG; translated from the coding sequence GTGACCGCATCAACCTCCACCTCCACCTCCACCGCTGTCGACGGCGGCCAGCAGACGGCTGAGAAGTCCTTCCGGACGGACACCCGGCGGCGGGTGCCCGGCGCCGTGCTCGTGCTCGCCGCGATGGCCGTACTGCACACCGGCAGCGCGCTCGCCACCGAACTCTTCGACTCCATCGGCCCGGCCGGCACCACCTGGCTGCGGATCGCGTTCGCCGCCGTCATCCTGCTCGCCTGGACCGGCCGCTCGCTCGGGCCCGCGCTGCGCGCCGCGTCCCGGCGCGACCTGATCGCCACCGCTCTGCTCGGCGCCGTCAGCGCCGCACTGATGCTGCTGTTCTCCGAGGCGACCGCGCGAGTGCCGCTCGGCACCGCCACCGCGCTCGAGTTCCTCGGCCCGCTCGCCGTCGCCGTCGCCGCCTCCAAGCGCCGCTCCGAACTCGGCTGGCTCGCACTCGCCGCTGCCGGCGTCCTGCTGCTCACCTCACCGTGGACCGGCGCGATCAGCGGCGCCGGCGTCCTGTTCGGACTGGCCTCGGCCGCCTGCTGGGCGCTGTACGTGATCGGCACCGCACACGTCGGCAGCCGCTTCACCGCCCAGCACGGCCTGGCCATCTCGCTCACCGTCGCCGCCCTGGTCAGCGCACCGTTCGGCGCGCCCGCGGTCGCCGCCAACTTCGACTGGGGCGTGGTCGCCGCAGCGGCGGGCATCGCGGTACTGATGCCGCTGCTGCCCTTCCTGCTGGAGATGACGGCCCTTCAGCGGATCGGCAAGACCACCTACGGCACCCTGGTCGGCCTCGAACCGGCCATCAGCCTGCTGGCCGGGCTCATCCTCATCTCCCAGACCCCGACCGCCGTCCAGGCCGGCGGCACCGTCCTGGTGGTCGCCGCCGGCATCGGCGCAGCCCGCAGGGAGCAACGCGGCTGA
- a CDS encoding FAD-dependent oxidoreductase yields MRRGPWRSYIGLTWLLNPGVTLLGDATHLVSSFVAVGADLALRDAAELANAVADAEGDCASALTTYEKALVPRSTEMAQVSAENLDLLIARTAPSSSTNCSPATSRWDSNDARGGVQRPGPPVPRPAQQVPLPDRQREGPGRAPGPSPGFSER; encoded by the coding sequence GTGCGGCGTGGACCTTGGCGTTCGTACATCGGCCTGACCTGGCTGCTCAACCCGGGCGTCACCCTGCTCGGCGACGCCACCCACCTCGTATCCTCGTTCGTCGCTGTCGGGGCCGACCTCGCCCTGCGCGACGCCGCCGAACTCGCCAACGCCGTCGCCGACGCTGAGGGGGACTGCGCCTCCGCCCTCACGACGTACGAGAAGGCCCTGGTCCCGCGCTCCACCGAGATGGCCCAGGTGTCGGCGGAGAACCTCGATCTCCTCATCGCCCGAACGGCGCCCAGCAGTTCGACGAACTGCTCACCCGCCACGAGCAGATGGGACAGTAACGACGCTCGCGGCGGCGTCCAGCGGCCCGGCCCGCCCGTGCCCCGGCCCGCCCAGCAGGTGCCCCTCCCGGATCGACAACGCGAGGGCCCCGGTCGCGCGCCGGGGCCCTCGCCGGGCTTCAGCGAGCGGTGA
- a CDS encoding helix-turn-helix domain-containing protein, protein MRRARPVGRIDELDARILSLFLAGLTDQAAAGQLGISHRTVQRRLTDLMAKAGVDTRIQLGWQAARRGWA, encoded by the coding sequence GTGCGCCGTGCGCGGCCGGTCGGCCGGATCGACGAACTCGACGCCCGCATCCTCTCCCTGTTCCTGGCCGGCCTGACCGACCAGGCGGCCGCCGGCCAGCTCGGCATCTCCCACCGCACGGTCCAACGGCGCCTCACCGACCTCATGGCCAAGGCCGGCGTCGACACCCGCATCCAACTCGGCTGGCAGGCCGCCCGCCGTGGCTGGGCCTGA
- the pip gene encoding prolyl aminopeptidase, with the protein MVDLYPPTSPYDSGMLDTGDGNRVYYEQLGNPEGKPVLYVHGGPGAGAPQRPTRAWDPERYRVVRYDQRNCGRSTPHASDPAADMSLNTTQHLIDDMERLREHLGIERWLLDGASWGSTLILAYAQQHPERVSEIVIQAVTMTRRTEIDWLYRGSGRFYPEAWDRFRDGVPEDERDGDLLAAYARLMENPDRAIREKAAADWLAWEDAVISNEPNGLPGMYSDREVDAQIAFVRICAHFFSNGAWLEEDQLLRNAHKLAGIPAVLVHGRHDMGSSVQTAWELAKMWPDARLHIFEDSGHVGSDAMRETVRAAIEEFKYR; encoded by the coding sequence ATGGTTGATCTCTACCCTCCGACCAGTCCCTACGACAGTGGAATGCTCGACACCGGAGACGGCAACCGCGTCTACTACGAACAGCTCGGCAACCCTGAAGGCAAGCCCGTCCTGTACGTCCACGGCGGCCCAGGAGCGGGCGCGCCGCAGCGGCCGACGAGGGCCTGGGACCCCGAGCGCTACCGCGTCGTCCGCTACGACCAGCGCAACTGCGGTCGCAGCACCCCGCACGCCAGCGACCCGGCGGCGGACATGAGTCTGAACACCACGCAGCACCTGATCGACGACATGGAGCGGCTGCGCGAACACCTCGGCATCGAGCGGTGGTTGCTGGACGGCGCTTCCTGGGGCTCGACGCTCATCCTGGCCTATGCGCAGCAGCACCCCGAGCGGGTCAGCGAGATCGTCATTCAGGCGGTGACGATGACCCGCCGTACCGAGATCGACTGGCTCTACCGGGGCTCCGGGCGGTTCTACCCCGAAGCGTGGGACCGGTTCCGCGACGGCGTCCCCGAGGACGAGCGGGACGGCGACCTGCTCGCGGCCTACGCGCGGCTGATGGAGAACCCTGACCGCGCGATCCGGGAGAAGGCCGCTGCCGACTGGCTCGCCTGGGAGGACGCGGTCATCTCGAACGAGCCCAACGGCCTGCCCGGCATGTACAGCGATCGGGAGGTCGACGCGCAGATCGCGTTCGTACGGATCTGCGCCCACTTCTTCAGCAACGGCGCGTGGCTGGAGGAGGACCAACTGCTGCGCAACGCCCACAAGCTGGCCGGGATCCCGGCGGTGCTGGTCCACGGCCGGCACGATATGGGCAGCTCGGTACAGACGGCGTGGGAGCTGGCGAAGATGTGGCCTGACGCGCGGCTCCACATTTTCGAGGACTCAGGACACGTCGGCAGCGACGCGATGCGGGAGACGGTCCGGGCGGCCATCGAGGAGTTCAAGTACCGCTGA
- the sigJ gene encoding RNA polymerase sigma factor SigJ yields MTTRSEPEPEPGHGRPDPSLSAIMSERRQLINLAYRLLGSLAEAEDAVQETYARWYAMSRQQQEAIQSPGAWLTKVASRICLDLLGSARARRESYVGEWIPEPLPDRTEWMHGRPGDGRGDPADRVTLDESVDMAFLVVLESMTPAERVAFILHDVFRYPFTEVAAIVGRTPAACRQLASSARRRIRAARAPVAPTTRQAGVIRDFKQAWEAKDIAALVGLLNPDATMIADGGGRVGAVLRPIEGGKRIARYIIEIGDRAPGLTLLERSVNGRPGLVAQHGGVTVTVAAFSLADDRITHIWAVRNPEKLRPWTV; encoded by the coding sequence ATGACCACCCGATCCGAGCCCGAGCCAGAGCCCGGACACGGCCGACCCGATCCGAGCCTGAGCGCGATCATGAGCGAGCGCCGGCAGCTGATCAATCTCGCCTACCGGCTCCTCGGCTCCCTGGCCGAGGCCGAGGATGCCGTGCAGGAAACCTACGCCCGCTGGTACGCCATGTCCCGGCAGCAGCAGGAGGCCATCCAGTCCCCCGGCGCCTGGCTGACGAAGGTGGCCAGTCGCATCTGCCTCGACCTGCTCGGCTCAGCGCGGGCGCGGCGCGAGAGCTACGTGGGCGAGTGGATCCCGGAGCCGCTGCCCGACCGTACCGAGTGGATGCACGGGCGGCCGGGTGACGGCAGGGGTGACCCGGCCGACCGGGTCACCCTGGACGAGTCGGTCGACATGGCCTTCCTCGTCGTGCTCGAATCGATGACCCCGGCCGAACGGGTCGCGTTCATCCTGCACGACGTCTTCCGGTACCCCTTCACCGAAGTGGCCGCGATCGTCGGCCGCACGCCGGCGGCGTGCCGGCAGCTGGCCTCGTCGGCCCGCCGTCGTATCCGTGCGGCACGGGCTCCCGTGGCTCCGACAACCCGACAGGCCGGCGTGATCAGGGACTTCAAGCAGGCATGGGAGGCCAAGGACATCGCCGCCCTCGTCGGCCTGCTCAACCCCGACGCCACGATGATCGCCGACGGCGGCGGCCGGGTCGGTGCGGTGCTCCGGCCGATCGAAGGCGGCAAGCGGATTGCCCGCTACATCATCGAGATCGGCGACAGGGCACCCGGCCTGACGCTCCTTGAGCGTTCGGTCAACGGCCGGCCCGGTCTGGTGGCCCAGCACGGCGGCGTCACCGTGACGGTGGCCGCGTTCAGCCTCGCAGACGACCGGATCACGCACATCTGGGCGGTGCGCAACCCCGAGAAGCTCCGGCCGTGGACCGTGTAG
- a CDS encoding GMC family oxidoreductase N-terminal domain-containing protein produces MRAKPNSGCTGCGHQDHADVNAAKNILERTLQVATQTLDVLGENGHLTLRGAKALNWRAQPLRRNAPGCLGSCQCVVGCPTGAKQSVQLSVLPDACTAGARIITDAHVQHILTDPDRPGGPRAAGIAARRPDHTTFEILAPLVVAAAGALQTPPLLRRSGLGRHPRLGRNLAIHPATSVAGRFPAPVARGAAVLQSAGVEELHSDGILIEATAPPPGMSSFIPPGVGRELRTELENAAHLATLGAMIADRPGGLVLGSRHTLVRYTLGRRDGHRLMRAVKAMGELLLAAGAEEVLTGIAAAPRARTAAELADLLQNITPRQLHLSAFHPTGTAAMGADPQTAPVDPHGRLRGVQGVLVADASVLPSCPEVNPQLTIMATALAITEAATAST; encoded by the coding sequence ATGAGAGCCAAGCCGAATTCCGGTTGTACCGGCTGCGGCCACCAGGACCACGCCGACGTGAACGCGGCGAAGAACATCCTCGAACGCACCCTGCAGGTCGCCACCCAAACCCTCGACGTCCTCGGCGAAAACGGCCACCTCACCCTGCGCGGCGCCAAGGCGCTCAACTGGCGGGCACAACCCCTGCGACGCAACGCCCCCGGCTGTCTGGGCTCCTGCCAGTGCGTCGTCGGCTGCCCCACGGGCGCCAAACAGAGTGTCCAGCTGTCCGTCCTCCCCGACGCCTGTACGGCCGGCGCCCGCATCATCACCGACGCCCACGTCCAGCACATCCTCACCGACCCCGACCGGCCCGGCGGCCCACGCGCCGCCGGCATCGCCGCGCGCCGACCCGACCACACCACGTTCGAGATCCTCGCCCCGCTCGTTGTCGCCGCAGCCGGTGCCCTGCAGACCCCACCACTGCTGCGCCGCTCCGGACTCGGCCGGCACCCACGACTGGGCCGCAACCTCGCCATCCACCCGGCCACCAGCGTCGCCGGACGCTTCCCCGCACCCGTTGCCCGCGGAGCCGCCGTGCTGCAGAGCGCCGGTGTCGAGGAACTGCACAGTGACGGCATCCTCATCGAGGCCACCGCCCCGCCACCCGGCATGAGCTCCTTCATCCCGCCCGGCGTCGGCCGCGAACTGCGCACCGAACTGGAGAACGCCGCCCACCTCGCCACCCTCGGCGCGATGATCGCCGACCGGCCCGGCGGCCTCGTCCTGGGCAGCCGGCACACCCTTGTGCGCTACACCCTCGGCCGGCGCGACGGCCACCGCCTGATGCGCGCCGTCAAAGCCATGGGCGAGCTGCTCCTCGCCGCAGGCGCCGAGGAGGTGCTGACCGGGATCGCCGCCGCCCCACGTGCCCGAACCGCCGCCGAACTCGCCGATCTGCTGCAGAACATCACACCCCGACAGCTCCACCTCTCCGCGTTCCACCCGACCGGGACCGCGGCGATGGGGGCCGACCCGCAGACCGCCCCCGTAGACCCGCACGGGCGCCTGCGCGGAGTACAGGGCGTCCTGGTCGCGGACGCCTCCGTCCTGCCCAGCTGCCCCGAGGTGAACCCCCAACTCACCATCATGGCAACCGCCCTGGCGATCACCGAAGCTGCCACGGCGAGTACCTGA
- a CDS encoding DUF4190 domain-containing protein, which translates to MSSEPDQSSPARADWISPSATNDPAPVPDPYAPPADTSPYAPPTNPYAPPTNAALYASPYGPSGGPYGRPSWPGAPQPPTESVNGLAIASLILGIFGFACIAWAVGLGLGIAALVQLRRRPRRGKGLAVTGIVLSCLWAVLLAVSVPLAHKGMKEAAQSERTVKLLPKDCFKEGTGADGRIPRRVTVVPCGEPHRGEVFGVVRIPGGPVYPGEQKAAEATVKGCRQQHELFLLDPAAMPDTVEVVPYRPSQAEWAYMAGWGYCLYLSDAPRTGALRRDMDSYTAEQAAYLRATKDLRKAIKKKPQRSLADAPTDYQSWAGDLSTAAFMAGIGLKNGPWTGSAKELTAALQADLDQLVKQAWAAKKTADPAQLAAPVGAIQEILDRLPDAKIRAALGLPPVAKALAPV; encoded by the coding sequence GTGTCGTCCGAGCCCGACCAGTCCAGCCCTGCCCGGGCCGACTGGATCTCCCCGTCCGCCACCAACGACCCCGCGCCCGTCCCAGACCCGTATGCGCCACCGGCCGACACCAGCCCGTACGCCCCGCCGACCAACCCGTACGCCCCGCCGACCAACGCAGCCCTGTACGCCTCGCCCTACGGTCCGTCAGGCGGCCCGTACGGCCGGCCCTCCTGGCCCGGCGCGCCCCAGCCGCCGACCGAGAGCGTGAACGGTCTCGCGATCGCCTCGCTCATCCTGGGCATCTTCGGTTTCGCCTGCATCGCCTGGGCCGTCGGCCTCGGCCTGGGTATCGCCGCCTTGGTGCAGCTCCGCCGCCGTCCCCGGCGCGGCAAGGGTCTGGCCGTCACCGGCATCGTGCTCTCCTGTCTCTGGGCCGTGCTGCTGGCCGTCTCCGTTCCGCTGGCGCACAAGGGCATGAAGGAGGCGGCGCAGAGCGAGCGGACCGTCAAGCTGCTGCCGAAGGACTGCTTCAAAGAGGGCACCGGCGCTGACGGTCGTATCCCGCGCCGGGTGACGGTCGTGCCGTGCGGCGAACCGCACCGCGGGGAGGTCTTCGGCGTCGTCCGGATCCCGGGCGGCCCCGTCTACCCCGGCGAGCAGAAGGCCGCGGAGGCCACTGTGAAGGGCTGCCGGCAGCAGCACGAGCTCTTCCTGCTCGACCCGGCGGCGATGCCCGACACCGTCGAGGTCGTCCCGTACCGCCCGAGCCAGGCCGAGTGGGCGTACATGGCCGGGTGGGGCTACTGCCTGTACCTGTCTGACGCGCCCCGTACCGGGGCCCTCCGCCGGGACATGGACTCCTACACTGCCGAGCAGGCCGCCTACCTGCGCGCCACCAAGGATCTCCGGAAGGCCATCAAGAAGAAGCCTCAGCGGTCGCTGGCGGACGCCCCCACCGACTACCAGAGTTGGGCCGGGGATCTCTCCACTGCCGCCTTCATGGCCGGGATCGGTCTCAAGAACGGCCCATGGACCGGTTCCGCCAAGGAGCTGACCGCCGCCCTCCAAGCCGATCTCGACCAGCTCGTCAAGCAGGCCTGGGCCGCGAAGAAGACCGCCGACCCGGCCCAGCTGGCGGCACCGGTCGGCGCCATCCAGGAGATTCTCGACCGCCTGCCGGACGCCAAGATCCGTGCCGCCCTTGGCCTGCCCCCGGTGGCGAAGGCCCTCGCCCCGGTGTGA
- a CDS encoding acyltransferase domain-containing protein, protein MLPSRDELPDVLLDLAVPHEDVNGLVALREVVLDDPEWRWLLGHCTAGIFRHPESVGAGGPRMPRLPRELGAMARCFAVFVFVAALPRAWALHRERGVPGEVSRRTFADLGRQIAVHRLRRGTAGVETPSWLSLHLRGELFQLGRLQFQRSRLATAWLPLAGAAPSLSLHIPDFCGPLTPAACDMSLAAAREFFPRHFPEERCTLAHCESWLLDQQLGDYLPATSNIIRFQSRFHLTDRPGGPNDSAPVRYVFGDPDLSPADLPRRTSLERAVGDHLRAGLHWYGGRGWFAL, encoded by the coding sequence GTGCTTCCCTCACGGGATGAGCTCCCGGACGTGCTGCTGGATCTGGCGGTTCCGCACGAGGACGTGAACGGGCTGGTCGCGTTGCGGGAGGTGGTGCTGGACGACCCTGAGTGGCGGTGGCTGCTCGGGCACTGTACGGCCGGGATTTTCAGGCACCCGGAGTCGGTCGGCGCCGGCGGGCCGCGTATGCCCCGGCTCCCGCGGGAGCTGGGTGCGATGGCACGGTGTTTTGCCGTCTTCGTGTTCGTCGCGGCGCTGCCGCGCGCATGGGCGCTGCACCGCGAGCGCGGTGTCCCGGGGGAGGTGTCCCGGCGGACGTTCGCCGACCTGGGCCGGCAGATCGCCGTTCACCGCCTGCGGCGGGGCACGGCCGGGGTGGAGACGCCGTCCTGGCTGAGTCTGCATCTTCGCGGGGAGCTGTTTCAACTGGGTCGTCTGCAGTTCCAGCGTTCGAGGCTGGCCACTGCGTGGCTGCCGCTGGCCGGCGCGGCACCGAGTCTGTCTCTCCACATCCCTGACTTCTGCGGGCCGTTGACCCCCGCCGCCTGTGACATGTCCCTCGCTGCGGCGCGCGAGTTCTTCCCCCGCCACTTCCCCGAGGAGCGGTGCACGCTCGCCCACTGCGAGTCCTGGCTGCTCGACCAGCAGTTGGGGGACTACCTCCCGGCGACGTCCAACATCATCCGCTTCCAGTCCCGGTTCCATCTGACAGACCGGCCGGGCGGGCCGAACGACAGCGCCCCGGTCCGCTACGTCTTCGGCGACCCCGACCTCTCACCGGCCGACCTGCCCCGGCGCACTTCGCTCGAACGCGCGGTGGGAGACCATCTCCGGGCGGGGCTCCACTGGTACGGCGGCCGCGGCTGGTTCGCCCTCTGA
- a CDS encoding glycerol-3-phosphate dehydrogenase/oxidase, which yields MTTHAGTTTLDARRRAEELDALADRATDVDVLVIGGGVTGAGVALDAASRGLRTVLVESRDLAFGTSRWSSKLVHGGLRYLASGRIGVARESAVERGILMTRTAPHLIRPLPQLVPLLPSMGRGQTALVHVGFLAGDLLRASARTPAALLPRVRRVGAAETVELVPAVRTDGLGGALVAHDGQLVDDARLVLAIARTAAQHGAAVLTRVRAENVTGTSARLTDTLTGESLTVSARAVVNATGVWAGEVDDSIRLRPSRGTHLVFDAADFGHPRAALTVPVPGSTSRFVFALPQQLGRVVLGLTDEDAPGPVPEEPVPTDTEIDFLLATVNTALRTALTRADVRGAFAGLRPLIDTGGGSTADLSRRHAVLASPSGVITVVGGKLTTYRRMAEDAVDAAVRARGLTAGPCRTGVLPLVGAPGHRDSASPSTGLPASLIARHGGAARAVLDTATVARPLEPIGEGIDVTRAEVEYAVTHEGALDPSDVLDRRTRIGLVSDDADRARPAVTEILAAHGR from the coding sequence ATGACCACGCACGCCGGTACGACCACGCTCGACGCGCGACGCCGTGCCGAGGAACTCGACGCGCTCGCCGACCGCGCCACCGACGTCGACGTGCTCGTCATCGGCGGCGGCGTGACGGGCGCGGGCGTCGCGCTGGACGCGGCCTCCCGGGGCCTGCGGACGGTGCTGGTCGAGTCCCGTGACCTGGCGTTCGGAACGAGCCGGTGGAGTTCCAAGCTCGTCCACGGCGGCCTGCGCTACCTCGCCTCCGGCCGGATCGGCGTGGCCCGGGAGAGCGCCGTCGAGCGCGGCATCCTGATGACCCGCACCGCCCCGCACCTGATCCGCCCGCTGCCCCAACTCGTCCCGCTGCTGCCCTCGATGGGGCGGGGGCAGACGGCGCTGGTGCACGTCGGCTTCCTGGCCGGAGACCTGCTGCGCGCCAGTGCCAGGACGCCGGCCGCCCTGCTGCCCAGAGTGCGCAGGGTCGGCGCGGCCGAGACCGTGGAGCTCGTCCCGGCGGTCCGCACCGACGGCCTCGGTGGCGCGCTGGTCGCCCACGACGGGCAGCTGGTCGACGACGCCCGCCTGGTGCTGGCCATCGCCCGTACGGCCGCCCAGCACGGGGCCGCCGTCCTCACCCGGGTCCGCGCCGAGAACGTCACCGGGACCTCCGCCCGGCTGACCGACACACTCACCGGGGAGTCCCTCACGGTGTCCGCCCGGGCCGTCGTCAATGCGACCGGCGTCTGGGCCGGCGAGGTGGACGACTCGATCCGGCTGCGGCCCAGCCGGGGCACCCACCTGGTCTTCGACGCGGCGGACTTCGGCCACCCGCGCGCCGCGCTCACCGTCCCGGTGCCCGGCTCCACCAGTCGCTTCGTCTTCGCGCTCCCGCAGCAGCTCGGGCGGGTCGTGCTCGGCCTCACCGACGAGGACGCGCCCGGCCCCGTTCCGGAGGAGCCCGTCCCCACGGACACAGAGATCGACTTCCTGCTGGCGACGGTCAACACCGCCCTGAGGACCGCCCTGACCCGGGCCGACGTGCGCGGAGCCTTCGCCGGGCTCCGGCCGCTCATCGACACCGGCGGCGGCAGCACCGCCGACCTGTCCCGCCGCCACGCCGTGCTCGCGTCGCCCTCAGGGGTGATCACCGTGGTGGGCGGCAAGCTCACCACCTACCGGCGGATGGCCGAGGACGCGGTCGACGCCGCGGTGCGCGCCCGCGGTCTCACCGCCGGGCCGTGCCGCACCGGCGTCCTGCCGCTGGTGGGTGCCCCCGGGCACCGTGACAGCGCGTCACCGTCGACCGGCCTTCCCGCCTCGCTGATCGCCCGGCACGGCGGCGCGGCGCGGGCCGTCCTCGACACGGCGACGGTCGCGCGCCCGCTCGAGCCGATCGGCGAGGGCATCGATGTCACCCGCGCGGAGGTGGAGTACGCCGTGACCCACGAGGGCGCACTCGACCCCTCGGACGTCCTCGACCGCCGCACCCGGATCGGCCTGGTCAGCGACGACGCGGACCGGGCCCGCCCGGCAGTCACGGAGATCCTCGCGGCGCACGGCCGCTGA